AGAAACCTTACTTTCCACAATTAGCTCGCAATACGGAATCTCAGTAATTAAGCTTGAAGATTTGCAGGTCGAGCCTGAAATTCTAAAACTCGTTCCACAAAAGCTTGCCAATAAGCATTTAGCTATCCCGTTAAAACTAGAGAATAGTGTTCTGACTATTGCCATGGCAGACCCGTCAAATATTCTCGCGATCAACGATATTAAGTTCCTAACTGGATTTGACATTCAAGTTGCCTTGACCAATGAGAAATCACTAAAAACCTTCCTCGAGAAACTTTACGAAGGTGATATCTCATATGATAACATCATTGGCGAAGTTGACACCAATGATATGAAAATTGTCGACGGCGAAGAGCAAGTCGACATTCAAGCTCTCGAGAAAGCAACTGAAGACGCCCCGGTTGTTAAGCTCGTCAACGCAATTCTCATGGATGCGGTAAAGAAAGGCGCCTCAGATATTCATATCGAACCATATGAAAAAGTTTTTCGCGTGCGTTTCCGTATCGACGGCGTACTCTACGAAATCATGAAGCCACCATTGAAGTTAAAAAACGCCTTAACTTCACGTATTAAAGTTATGGCAGACTTGGACATTGCCGAACGACGCCTCCCGCAGGATGGTCGTATCAAAATGAAAATGGGTAACGGCAAGGAAATGGATTTCCGCGTGAGCGTTCTCCCGGGCCTTTTTGGCGAAAAAGTCGTAATGCGACTACTCGACAAGTCTAATCTACAAACTGACATGCTCAAGCTTGGCTTCGACGAAGTTCAG
The DNA window shown above is from bacterium and carries:
- the tadA gene encoding Flp pilus assembly complex ATPase component TadA, which translates into the protein MSSRVGTLLVKASLITEDQLIKAQEYQTSHGVLLGTALVALGFVEEETLLSTISSQYGISVIKLEDLQVEPEILKLVPQKLANKHLAIPLKLENSVLTIAMADPSNILAINDIKFLTGFDIQVALTNEKSLKTFLEKLYEGDISYDNIIGEVDTNDMKIVDGEEQVDIQALEKATEDAPVVKLVNAILMDAVKKGASDIHIEPYEKVFRVRFRIDGVLYEIMKPPLKLKNALTSRIKVMADLDIAERRLPQDGRIKMKMGNGKEMDFRVSVLPGLFGEKVVMRLLDKSNLQTDMLKLGFDEVQLRAFKEAIYKPYGLVLVTGPTGSGKTTTLYSALSEL